In Bradyrhizobium manausense, the sequence GCGATCGCAATCAGCCCGCGCGCGGCCAACGTCTATTGCGACCTCGGCACGGTGCTGTTCGACCTCAAGCGCTATCAGGACGCGCGGGCCTGCCAGGAGAAGGGGATCGCGCTCAATCCGAACTTCGCGATGGCGCTGACCAATCTCGGCAATACGCTGATGCATCTGATGCTGCCGCTGGAGGCGATCGAACTGCACGAGCGCGCCATCCGGTTGAAGCCAGACTATGCCGACGCCTATTGCAACCGCGGCATGGTCGAGCTGCGGATCTGGCAATCCGAGCAGGCTTTGCAAAGCTTCGAGCGCGCGCTGGCGTTCCAGCCGAACCATCACGAGGCGCTGGTTGGCCGCGGCATGGCCTTGCTGGAGTTGCGCCACTACGCTGCGGCGGAAGCGGTTCTGAACACCGCGCTGGCGCGGCAGCCTAACAACGCCAAGGTCCTGGCCCATCGGGGGCGGCTCCATCTCAGGCTGATGCGCCTCGAACAGGCCGAGCGCGACATCGAGGCAGCACTTGGGCTCGACCCTGATCTTGAGATGGCGCTACGCGAAAAGGCGCGCGTCAGTCTCCTGCTGAACAAGCCCACGCAGGCGATGGCGGCCTGCCACAAGCTGCTCGAGCAGAATCCCAAATCGGAGACCGCGATCAGCCTGATGGGGTCGTGTTTCGCCAGCTTCGGAGACATCGCGACCGCGCTCGAACAATTCGATCGGGCGCTGGAGCTCAAGCCCGACTTCGAGGACGCGATCCACCGGAAGATCTTCACGCTCGACTTCCTGCCGGAAGCGGATTTCGCGCTGTTGCAGGGCGCGCGCAAATATTGGTGGGACAACGTCGGAAGCAGGATTCCGCAACGAAAACCTCGCCCGCGAGACCTCGATCCCGACAGGCGTCTGGTGGTGGGTTACGTGTCCGCCGATTTCAGGCGTCACTCGGCCGCGTACATCTTCATGCCGGTGCTGCGCCATAGCGATCACACCAATTTTGAAACCGTCTGCTATTCGTCGTCTCCGCTTCAGGACGAGATGACCGACGAGTTCCGCGCGGTCGCGGATCGTTGGGTCGATGCGGCACCGCTGACCGACGAACAATTGACGGACCATATCGAGGCCGACGGGATTGACATCCTGGTCGATCTGTCCGGTCACTCCCTGGGCAATCGCCTCGGGATGTTTGCGCGCAAGCCCGCGCCGATCCAGGTCTCCGCCTGGGGCGCGCCGACCGGCACGGGCCTGAAGACCATCGACTACATCTTTGCAGACCCGGTCACGATTCCCTTGGCGGCGCGGCCCGAATTCGCCGAGAAGATCCACGACCTGCCGTGCATGCTGACCATGATCGAGCCCGCACCGGGCCTGTACCGGCCGGATTTGCCGATGCTGCGCAACGGCCATGTCACCTTCGGCACGTTCAACCGGATCGAAAAGATCTCGAACGAGGTGCTGGCAGTGTGGTCGAAGCTGTTGCGTGAGCTGCCGGGATCGAAGCTCGTCGTCAAACACGCATCGCTCGACGATACCGGTCTCCGCGACGGCCTGATCGCCCGGTTCGTCGAACATGGCGTCAGCCCCGATAGCGTGGTCTGCCTGGGGGCGAGTATCCGCGAGGAGCATCTCAAGGAATACGCACATATCGACATCTCGCTCGATACGTTCCCGCAGAACGGCGGCGCCGGTACCTGGGAATCCCTTCACATGGGCGTGCCCGTCATCGCCAAGCTCGGCCAGACGACCTCGTCGCGGGCGGCGGGCGGCATCGTCAAGGCTGTTGGCCTCGACGACTGGGTCGTGGAGGACGACGAAACCTACATCGCGGTCGGCAAGCGGTTTTCGGCGGACCCGGCCGGCCTGGCCACCTTGCGGCGGGAGCTGCCGGCCCGGATCACGGCCTCCGCGGCAGGCAATGGCGCCACCTACACTCGCCACGTCGAAGCGGCCTACCGCCGGTTCTGGCGGGAATATTGCGCGGCTCAGGCTCATTGATTCCAACAGCTTGGCCTGAGCTCTTGAGACGCTGGCCAAAAGCAAAAGGCCGCCCGGAGGCGGCCGTTTTGTCTCAAACCGGACCTTTTCCCGCAATCAACGGATCTCAGAAGTGCCCGAGCTGGTAATCGCGACCGGCTTGCCGGCCTTGATCACATGGGTCGACTGGGCGGTCTGGCTGAGATCGGCATTGGTGCGGGCCGCGATCCCGAAGGCGGCAACTGCGATGCCAGCCACCAGCGCCACCACCACGATCTTCAGGTGGGTACCCCGATCTGCAGAGTGAATTGAGTGGTTCATCCGAGCCTCCCGACGGGCTTTGGCGCCGTCTGTAGGCTGATGTCTTAAGGAGCATCTGTTTCCGGATCGTTTCGCGGGTTCCGTAAAATGGTTTCATCTGTGGCAATTTCGCCGACTTCCGATGAAGTCGGGCGGGTCTTACCTGCGGCGTAATCGCGGGCGCCCAACCCCTTCGTCATGATCGCTCCCATCGGCCGTGACCGATCCGGCAAGGGAGATGCATGATGAACCGTCGAAACGTCCTCGAAGCCACGCTGCTTGGAACCGCCCTGGCGGCGGCGCCGGGCAGCAACGCGTCGGCGGGCCAGCCGGCTGCGCGATCGCCCTATGTGACCGCGAAGGACGGCACCAAGCTGTTCGTGCAGGACTGGGGCAGCGGAAAGCCGGTGCTGCTGCTGGCGGCCTGGACCTTCGATGCCAGCAGCTGGGGCAGCCAGATTGCGGCCCTCGACGAAAAGGGCTTCCGCTGTATCGCGCCCGACCGGCGCGGGCATGGCCGGTCCGAGATGCCGTCGACAGGTTATGATCTGGAGACGCTGACCGATGACGTCGCCGCCGTGATCGAGGCGCGCGACCTGCGCGACGTCACGCTGGTCGGCTTCTCGATGGGAACGGTCGAGGCGGTCAACTACCTGGCCCGATACGGATCGGACCGGATCGCGAGGCTGGTGCTGGTCGCGCCGACGACGCCATTCCTGATCAAGACCGAGGACAACCCGGATGCGGTTCCGAAGGATATGATCGAAGCCGACAACGCGGCGGTCGCGCGCGACTTCGCCAAATGGATCGCAGCCAACGAGGCGCCGTTCTTTTTGCCGGAGACGCCGGAGATCACGCGGACCTGGATCCGCGAGATGATGCTGAGCGTGCCGTTGCCGGTGGCACTGGCGTGCCGCAAGACCATCGCGTTCTCGGATCTTCGCGCGGCCGCCGCGAAGGTCGATCGGCCGACGCTGATCCTCCATGGCGACAGGGATGCCAGCGCGCCGCTGCCATTGACCGGCGCCAAGACCGCAAAGCTGATCAAGGGCAGCAAGCTGGTCGTCTACGAGGGCGCGCCGCACCCGCTGCCGCTGACGCATGGCGAGCGGCTGATTGCGGACATGCTCGCCTTCATGAACGCCTAACCGGCTCGCTTGATGTCGGCGCGGATGGTCCGCGCTGCCCAGACGAACAGCAGGGCGCCGAGCGTGGTCGTGACCGCCGCCGAAAGCAGCGAGTAGCGTACGGCATCAGTGCCGTAGCTGCCCTTCAACGCGTCGTTGACCACGCCGACGGCGAGCGGGCCGACGCCCTGGCCGAAGCAGGTCGCGGTGAGCGCGATCAGCGCGGAGGCGAGGGCGCGCATGCTGGGCTTTGCCACCGTCTGCGCGATCGCAAAGATCGGCCCGAGATGGAAGCCGACCAGGAACGAGGTCAGCGCCAGCATCGCGACCATCATCTTGAAGTCCTGCGTCAGCATGCAGAGCGCGAAGACGGGGCCGGCAAGGCCCGAGGTGATCGCCGGCGCCCACAATTTCCAGCGGTCGTCGCGCAGGCTGACTTTCGCCACCACGAAGCCGCCGAGCAGGGTGCCGGCCATGCCGGCGAGCCCCTTGAAGGTGCCGGCATAGGTGCCGATTTCGGCGCTCGACAGATGATGCACGCGCGCGAGGAACGGCGGGATCCAGGCCGCGGTCGCATAATTCGTATAGGTGGTGAGGCAGAAGCCGATCAGCACGATGATGAAGCTTTGCTGCGAGGCGAGGAACCGCAACGTCGGCCCGAGCGGTTCGGGCACGAAACTTTCCTGCATCGCGCCGCGCTGCGGCTCCGATATCGTCAGCCACAGGATCAGCGCGAGCAGCATGCCCGGCACGCCCGCGACGTAGAAGGCCATGCGCCAGCCATAGTGCTGGTTGACATAACCGCCGACGAAATAGCCGAGGAAGACGCCGAGATAGGTGCCGATGGCGTAGATGCCGAGGGCGCGCGGGCGGTCATTCTTGGCAAAGAGATCGGCGACGATGGATTGCGAGGCGGGTGAGCCGGCGGACTCGCCGATGCCGACGCCGATCCTGGCAAACGCCAGCGCGGTGACACTCGAAGCCATGCCGCACAGCGCCGTCATCGCGCTCCAGAAGGCGAACGCAAGCGCCACGATGTTGCGACGGTTGAGCCGGTCGGCGACGCGCGCGATGGGAATTCCGAGCAGGGAATAGAACAGCGCGAAGCCGAAGCCCGCGAGCAGGCCCATCACGGTGTCGCTGAGATGAAACTCCTTCTTGATCGGCTCGATCAGGACGTTGAAGATCGTGCGGTCCAGAAAGTTCAGCGCGTAGATGATGGTGAGCAGGCCGAGCACGTAGTAGCGCCGCGGCGTCGGCGTTGCCGCAGCGGTCGTTTGCACCGACACTTGTGAGGTCACATCGACCATCGCTTCCCCCAATTTGTCTTTGTTATCGTTGTCGGCCCGTCCCTTGTTGAGCCGGTGATCAGCCCTCGCGGATGTAATTCCCCGCTTCGAATTCCACCGGCGGCGCGCTCGCATCGAGGGACACGCCGATCGGATCGCGACCTGCTTCCATCGCTTCCAGCTGCTCGCTCAGCATGCGCCGGATCATGAGGATGCCGCGATCGCTCTGGCCGAAATGTTCCTCCGAATGCACGGTGATCGGTCCCTGGCCGACCTGCGCTTCGTAATCGCCGGGGAATTGCTGGTGCTCCTGCTCAGTCATGTCCCACCAGAATTTGCCGTTGAACTTCGAGCGCATGCGGCCGATGTCGCCGGAGTTTTTCACGCGGCCGGCGACGTAGATGCGGAACGAGGTGTCGTCGATCGGCAGCGTCCAGCCGATCGACTCGACCCGCGCGAACTGCGCAACGCGCGGGTTCGGCACGACGCGCAAGGTCGGGAGGGCGGCTTCGGTGACGCGGTAAAACACACGGCCATCGTCCTGCTTGCGGATCGAGCGCACGGCGATGCCGCGCGGCGTCTTGTCGAACTTCACCTCCGGCATCGAGGCCATCATGTTGGTGAATTGCGGGCCCGAGAACGAGCCGTGCAGCACTGGCACGTGATAGGGATCGACGACGTTCTCGAAATGCTGGAGCCAGTTGCAGGGAATGACCGCAGGCCCGCCGCCGCCGATCGAGGAATCGTCGGCCTCGACGAACTCGCCGTCGTCCATGTTTTCGAGACACTCGTAGCGCGGCAGCACCGGGCGTTTTTCCGCCGGGCCCATATAGGCGAAGATCAGCCCGTAGCGTTCCTCGACCGGATACCAGGGCTGGCGCACCTTATCCTTGAACTGGCCGCCGTCGGGCTCGCAGGGCTGCTCGAGGCAATGCCCTTCCGTGTCGAACTTCCAGCCGTGATAGCAGCAGCGAATGCCGTCTTCCTCGACCTTGCCGTAATAGAGCGTGGTCCCGCGATGACAGCATCGTGCGTGGAGCAGGCCGACGCGACCATGCTTGTCGCGGAACAGGATCAAATCCTCGGCCAGGACGCGCACCTTCTTCGGCGTGTCGGTGGCGTCACCGGTGAGCCCGACGGGATGCCAGTAGCGGCGGAGCAATTCGCCCATCGGCGTGCCACGCACGACCGAGGTGAGCTCGGTGCGGGATTGTGCCGGCTTCATCGCATAGGCCGTGCCGAGATCGCGATCCCGTTGGGTGATCGTCATGCTTGTTCCTCCCGCCGCAGGCCTTCGGTCGTTTCTTGTGCCGAGACAGTGAAAGATAATTCGATGACAATGTCAACGATCTTCCAAGGTGCCTCTTAGCCGCATTCGGATCAGGCTGGGGAGGTTGCGCTACCAAGTGTCTAGGAAGACTTGGCACGTGTTGGCTTTCTTGGCAGAGGTGGACCATGAGCCAGACATCGAGCAGGGACGGGCGCCAATCGTCCGACGCGGACGACAATCTTTCGCCGGCGCCGATCACCGTGATGCTGTCGTCACGGTTGATGGTGCTGGCCAATTTGCTCAAGCGCGGTGCCATCCTGCGCTACAAGCGCCTCACCGGATTATCCTCGGTCGAGTTCGGTCTGGTCGCCTCGCTCGGCCGGCGACCGCCGATGAGCGTGGCGCGGCTTGCAGAGGCTGTTGGTCAGGACAAGGGACAGATCAGCCGCGCGTTGGCCAATCTGGTGTCGCGCAAGCTGATCGCGAAGTCGGCAAATCCCAAGGACAGCCGCGAAGTGCTGGTGTCGCTGACACAGGCCGGGCTTGCCGCGCATGACGCGATCGTCGAAGGCGCGCAGGAGCGAAACCGGATGCTGCTCGAGCAATTGAGCAAGGACGAGCTCGAAACGCTGCTCGCGCAGGTCGATCGTCTCACCGCGACTGCGGAAGCGATGCTCGAAGCCGAGAAAAGCGCACGCTGATCGTTCAGAAACTTCAGGACATATTTGAGCGCTTCTAAGAGACTTTCTAAGACTCGCTCTAAGAGCCTTTCAATTAGGGATATCGCGCGCGTTCCCCTAAGCGTCACCGCAACGCATGCCGTCCTGGGACAGGCGGCATGACGATCAAATGCACATTGGGGTGGCGTGTTGAACAGTCTTGGAATGCTGCGGTCGGCCGTATTGGCGACCGCGTCCGCTTGGGTCTTGATGCCGCAGGCATCGCTCGCACAATCGTCGGCGCAGAATGGTGCGCAGAGCCTGCCGCCGGTGAACGTGGCTGCACCGGAACAGCGCCGCCGTACGAGCGTCCGCGCGCCGCGCCGGACGCAGGCGCCGGTGCAGACGGCCAACAGCCGGAAACCGCAGCCTCAACGCAACGTCGGTGTCGTCGAGAATCCGCGCGGCCCGGTGCAGGGCTACGTCGCCCGCCGCAGTTCGTCCGGCACCAAGACCAACACGCCGATCATGGAGACGCCGCAGGCAGTGTCGGTGATCGGCGCCGATCAGATCCGCGACCAGAAGCCAAACAAGCTCGACGAAGTGCTGCGCTACACCGCCGGCGTGCGCGCCGGCACCTTCGGCGCCGACACCCGCAACGACTGGTGGCTGATCCGCGGCTTCAAGTCCGACGATATCGGCCTGTTCCTCGACGGCATGCAGCTGTTCTACACGTCCTATGCAAGCTGGAAGCTGCAGCCCTCCAACATGGAGCGGGTCGAGGTGCTTCGCGGTCCGTCGGCCGTGCTCTATGGCGGATCGAGCCCGAGCGGCATCGTCAACGTCATCAGCAAGATGCCGCCGACCGAGCCGATCCGCTACATCGAGACCGGCGTGAACAATTTCGGCAATGCCTATGTCGGCTTCGACGTCGGCGGTCCGGTTGCGACACAGTCCCAGGACGGCAAGCTGTTCTACCGCGTCGTCGGCCAGGTCCAGAACGGCGGTACGCAAGTCAACTTCACGCCCGACAACAATTACTTCATCGCGCCGTCCTTCACCTGGAAGCCGGATGCCGACACGACCTTCACGGTGCTGGCCTCGGCCTCCAAGCAGGACACCCGCGGCATCAACTTCCTGCCCTACCAGGGCACGGTGACCAACGCGCCGTTCGGCAAGATTCCGACCAGCTTCTTCGTCGGCGATCCCAACGTCGACAAGTTCACGCGCGAGCAGGAAATGCTCGGCTACCAGTTTGAGCGCAATCTCACCGACGACCTCACGTTCCGCCAGAACGCGCGGTTCGCGCATGTCGACCTGACCTATCGCGGCTTCATCGGCAATGGCTGGGACAATATCAACACGGCCACGATGGGCCGCTACAATTGGTATGCGAAGAACACCGCCAACCAGGCCGATCTCGACAATCAGCTGGAATACCGTTTCAACACCGGTCCGGTGAAGCACACGATGCTGTTCGGGGTCGATCTGAAAGGCTATCAGATCGACGACTACCAGGCGTTCAACTTCGGCACCGTTCCGTCGATCAACGTCTTCAATCCTTCCTATGGTCTCGACATTCCGCTCACGGGCGCGCCGTTCCGCAACTTCCTCATCACGCAGAAGCAGGCCGGGACCTACGTTCAGGACCAGATGAAGCTCGGCAATTTCACGCTGGTGCTGAGCGGCCGCAACGACTGGGTCGAGACCACACAGGCCGCGCGTGACACCGGCGCAAATATCGCCCAACGTGACGACAGCAAATTCAGCGGGCGCGCCGGGCTGATCTACAATTTCGACAACGGAATTGCGCCCTACGTTTCCTATTCGACCAGCTACAATCCGATCATCGGCCTCAACGCACAGAATCAGCTGTTCTTGCCGGAAACCGCCAAGCAGGCCGAGATCGGCGTGAAGGTCGCCCCGAAGGGCTTCGATGGATACTTTACCGCGTCGGTGTTCGACCTGAAGCGGCAGAACGTGGCGACCACCGATCCCACCAATGTCTTGTTGCAGAACCAGACCGGCGAGGTGACCTCGCGCGGCATCGAGCTCGAAGCGGTGGCCAACGTCACGAAGGAGCTGAAGCTGATCGGCGCCTTCACGTCCTACCATCTCTTCACCAGCAAGGACCTCGATCCGACCCTGGTCGGCAAGACACCGACCAATACGCCGGAGATGCTGATCTCGGGTTGGGCGGACTACACCTTCAAGGAAGGTCCGCTGACGGGCTTGGGGTTCGGCGGCGGTGTGCGTTATGTCGGCGCGTCCTGGGCCGACACCGCCAACACGCTGGAAGTTCCCTCGGTGGTTCTCGGCGATCTCGCAGTTCACTATGAATGGCAGAACTGGCGCACGGCGCTCAACGTGATCAATCTGACCGACAAGATCTATGTTGCGAGCTGCGCCGCCACCTCGGCCTGCTTCTACGGTGATCGGCGCCGCGTCACTGCGAGCGTCTCCTACAAATGGTGATGCAAATGGTCAGGCTCGGCGAGGGGAGGATCTTGTGAAGGCGCGCGCGGTCAGGCTCTGGTCCGTGGTCCACACCTGGACCAGCCTCGTCTCGACCCTGTTCCTGCTGCTGCTCTGCCTGACCGGCCTGCCGCTGATTTTCCATCACGAGATCGATGAGCTCCTGGGCTACGCCCCCCAGCCCGAAGCTCACGCGAGCGCGGCGCGCGCGACGCCCCAAGTCGTCGCCGACGCCGCGCTCGCCGCCGATCCCGGCAGGGTTCTGCAATATGTGTCCTGGGACAAGGACGAGCCCGGGATCGTGATGGCCTTCACCAACAGTGCGCCTGACGGAGCGCCTGACAACGCCACCGTGCGTGCCTTCGACGCCGTCTCGGCGAAGCTGCTCGGGCCGGTCGGCGTCGGGCCGATGCTGATCGTGCTCAAGCTGCACACCGACATGTTCGCGGGCCAGGCCGGAAAGCTGTTCCTTGGCGCGATGGGACTGCTGTTTGCGGTCGCGATCGTCTCCGGCGTGGTGCTGTATTGGCCGTTCACCCGCCGACTGCGCTTTGCCACCATTCGTGACAGCGCCTCGCGCCGCGTCCGTTGGCTCGACTGGCACAATCTGATCGGCGCGGTGACTTTGGCCTGGGCGCTGGTGGTGGGCTTGACCGGCGTCGTCAACACCTGGGCCGAACTGATGCTCAACCAGTGGAAGGCGACGGAACTCGCCAGCATGGTCGCGCCCTATGCCGGCAAGCCGCCGCCGGTGCATCTCGCCTCGCTCGACGATGTCGTCGCGCGCGCGAAGCTGGCGGCGCCCGGCATGGAGGTCGCCTTCATCGCCTTTCCGGGCACGCCGTTCACGTCCTCGCACCATTTTGCAGCCTTTATGCGCGGCGACACGGCTTTGACCGCGCGGCTGCTCAAGCCGGTGCTGCTCGACGGCGAAACCGGGGAGGTCGCCGACAGCAGGGCGTTGCCGCTCTATCTCCAGGCGCTGTTGATCTCGCAGCCGCTGCACTTCGGCGACTATGGCGGCCTGCCGCTCAAGCTGATCTGGGCCGCGCTTGGCGGCCTTACCATCATTGTGATCGGCAGCGGCCTCTATCTCTGGCTGGCCCGGCGGCGCAAGCGCGCTCCCGCCAAGGCCGACACATTCGCCAGACGAGCCCCGGTCCCATCGTGATGCATGGCTCCTCTGACCGCGCACGCCTGTGGATACGTGTCTTTGCTGCACCGGTCCTGCTCGCCGCCGCGACCATCACGGGTCTGTTAGCTGCGCTGCTATGGGGGGCAGCCGGCCAGTATGTCGCCTGGGTGACCGTTGGAGCGCCGGTCGCCGTCGTCGGCTGGGTTTGGGTGCGCCGCCGCAGCCAAAAAGCCCGGCAATTTTCGCCGACGAACTGCGCCAAATAGGGCCCGCGGCCGGTGTGCCGCAACCCCCGAACTGTTGCCCTGCAAGACTATGGCCGCCCTTGTCGCCTCAGGCGATCTGCTCCATACCAGCCGCGGGGTGATTCCGGGATTTCCACCGGTGTGGGAGCAGCAAAGGGCCTGAAAAGAGCGTGTCTTGCGCCCATTGGTGCACTGCGCTAAGGCTCAGAACAATTCCAAACTGGACGAATCCGTGGCTGTCCCGAGGCTGCGGGAAAAAGGGCTCGTCAATGAGCGGCATTCTACAGAACTATCTTCCACTCGTCGTCTTTATAGGGGTCGCCGGCCTCATCGGCCTGGTGCTGCTGATCGCCCCCTTCATCGTCGCGTTCCAGCAGCCGGACCCGGAAAAACTCTCGGCGTATGAGTGCGGTTTCAACGCCTTCGACGATGCCCGCATGAAGTTCGACGTCCGCTTCTATCTGGTCGCCATCCTCTTCATCATCTTCGATCTCGAAGTGGCGTTCCTGTTTCCGTGGGCGGTGGCGTTCGGCAAGCTCGGCGCGACCGGCTTCTGGTCCATGCTGGTGTTCCTCGCCGTGCTCACGGTGGGCTTCGCCTATGAATGGAAGAAAGGCGCACTCGAATGGGATTGAATCCAGCACCATCTGCCGGTCCGCTTGTAGCGACCGCGCCCAAGGGCATCCTGGATCCGTCGACCGGCCGTCCGGTCGGGGCCAATGACCCGTTCTTCCTCGAGGTCAATCACGAACTGTCCGACAAGGGCTTCTTCGTGGCTGCGACCGACGACCTCATCACCTGGGCCCGTACCGGCTCGTTGATGTGGATGACTTTCGGTCTCGCCTGCTGCGCGGTCGAGATGATGCAGGTGTCGATGCCGCGCTACGACGTCGAGCGCTTCGGGTTCGCGCCGCGTGCTTCGCCGCGTCAGTCCGACGTGATGATCGTCGCAGGGACCTTGACCAACAAGATGGCGCCGGCGCTGCGCAAGGTCTACGACCAGATGCCCGAGCCGCGTTACGTCATCTCGATGGGCTCGTGCGCCAATGGCGGCGGCTATTATCACTATTCCTACTCGGTCGTGCGCGGCTGCGACCGCATCGTGCCGATCGACATCTACGTGCCGGGCTGCCCGCCCACGGCGGAAGCGCTGCTGTACGGCGTGCTGCTGCTGCAGAAGAAGATCCGCCGCACCGGCACCATCGAACGCTAAGGTTTTACGTCATGGACGACGCCAAGCTCGACGCCCTGGGGCAGACGATCGTGAGCGCGCTTCCGGGCGCCGCCATCGGTTATCAGGTGGCCTTCAACCAGCTCACGGTTGATGTCGAGGCCAGCAAGATCGTCGAGGTGGTCAAGCACCTCCGCGACGATCCCAACTGCCGCTTCGTCAACTTTACCGACATCACGGCCGCGGACTATCCCTCGCGCGAAAAGCGTTTCGACGTGATCTATCACTTCCTGTCACCGACCCTGAACACGCGCATCCGTCTCAAGGCCCAGGCCGACGAGACCACGCAGGTTCCGTCGCTGATCGAGGTGTTCCCGGGCGCCGACTGGTTCGAGCGCGAGGCCTACGACCTCTACGGCGTGTTCTTCGTCGGCCACCCCGACATGCGCCGCATCCTCACCGATTACGGTTTCGAGGGGCATCCGCTGCGCAAGGATTTCCCGACCACCGGCTTCCTTGAAGTCCGCTACGACGACCAGGAGAAGCGCGTGGTGTACGAGCCGGTCCGGCTCAACCAGGAATTCCGCAAGTTCGATTTCCTCTCGCCGTGGGAAGGGGCGGACTATCCGCTTCCCGGTGACGAGAAGGCGGGACCGAAGGCCTGATCATGAACGAGCAACCTGAACAGCTTCGCAACTTTACGATCAACTTTGGGCCGCAGCATCCGGCGGCACACGGCGTGTTGCGCCTCGTGCTGGAGCTTGACGGCGAAGTCGTCGCCCGCGTCGATCCCCATATCGGCCTGCTTCACCGCGGCACCGAGAAGCTGATCGAGCAGAAGACCTATCTCCAGGCGATCCCGTATTTCGATCGGCTCGACTACGTCGCGCCGATGAACCAGGAGCACGCCTTCTGCCTCGCCGCCGAAAAGCTGCTGGGCATCGAGGTGCCGCGCCGCGGCCAGCTGATCCGCGTCCTCTACTGCGAGATCGGCCGCATTCTCTCTCACCTTCTCAACGTCACCACGCAGGCCATGGACGTCGGCGCGCTGACCCCGCCGCTGTGGGGCTTTGAAGAGCGCGAAAAGCTGATGGTGTTCTACGAGCGCGCCTCGGGCAGCCGCATGCACGCAGCCTTTTTCCGCGTCGGTGGCGTGCATCAGGACCTGCCGCAGAAGCTGGTCGACGATATCGACGCCTGGTGCGATCCGTTCCTGAAGGTCGTCGACGATCTCGATCGCCTGCTCACCGCCAACCGCATCTTCAAGCAGCGCAATGTCGATATCGGCGTGGTGTCGCTGAAGGAAGCCTGGGAGTGGGGCTTCTCGGGCGTGATGGTGCGCGGCTCGGGTGCGGCCTGGGACCTGCGCAAGTCGCAGCCTTATGAGTGCTACGCCGAGATGGATTTCGATATCCCGATCGGCAAGAACGGCGACTGCTACGACCGCTACCTGATCCGCATGGAAGAGATGCGCCAGTCCGTGCGCATCATGAAGCAGTGCATCCAGAAACTGAATGCGCCTGACGGCAAGGGCCCGGTCGTCGTTGAAGACAACAAGGTCGCGCCGCCGCGCCGTGGCGAGATGAAGCGCTCGATGGAAGCGCTGATCCACCACTTCAAGCTCTACACCGAAGGCGTTCACGTGCCGGAAGGCGAAGTCTATGCCGCAGTCGAAGCGCCTAAGGGCGAATTCGGCGTCTATCTGATCTCCGACGGCACCAACAAGCCGTACAAGTGCAAGATCCGCGCGCCGGGCTTTGCGCATCTGCAGGCGATGGACCACATCTGCCGCGGCCATCTGCTCGCTGACGTCTCGGCCATTCTCGGCTCGCTCGACATCGTGTTCGGAGAGGTCGAT encodes:
- a CDS encoding PepSY-associated TM helix domain-containing protein — protein: MKARAVRLWSVVHTWTSLVSTLFLLLLCLTGLPLIFHHEIDELLGYAPQPEAHASAARATPQVVADAALAADPGRVLQYVSWDKDEPGIVMAFTNSAPDGAPDNATVRAFDAVSAKLLGPVGVGPMLIVLKLHTDMFAGQAGKLFLGAMGLLFAVAIVSGVVLYWPFTRRLRFATIRDSASRRVRWLDWHNLIGAVTLAWALVVGLTGVVNTWAELMLNQWKATELASMVAPYAGKPPPVHLASLDDVVARAKLAAPGMEVAFIAFPGTPFTSSHHFAAFMRGDTALTARLLKPVLLDGETGEVADSRALPLYLQALLISQPLHFGDYGGLPLKLIWAALGGLTIIVIGSGLYLWLARRRKRAPAKADTFARRAPVPS
- a CDS encoding NADH-quinone oxidoreductase subunit A, whose product is MSGILQNYLPLVVFIGVAGLIGLVLLIAPFIVAFQQPDPEKLSAYECGFNAFDDARMKFDVRFYLVAILFIIFDLEVAFLFPWAVAFGKLGATGFWSMLVFLAVLTVGFAYEWKKGALEWD
- a CDS encoding TonB-dependent siderophore receptor, which encodes MLRSAVLATASAWVLMPQASLAQSSAQNGAQSLPPVNVAAPEQRRRTSVRAPRRTQAPVQTANSRKPQPQRNVGVVENPRGPVQGYVARRSSSGTKTNTPIMETPQAVSVIGADQIRDQKPNKLDEVLRYTAGVRAGTFGADTRNDWWLIRGFKSDDIGLFLDGMQLFYTSYASWKLQPSNMERVEVLRGPSAVLYGGSSPSGIVNVISKMPPTEPIRYIETGVNNFGNAYVGFDVGGPVATQSQDGKLFYRVVGQVQNGGTQVNFTPDNNYFIAPSFTWKPDADTTFTVLASASKQDTRGINFLPYQGTVTNAPFGKIPTSFFVGDPNVDKFTREQEMLGYQFERNLTDDLTFRQNARFAHVDLTYRGFIGNGWDNINTATMGRYNWYAKNTANQADLDNQLEYRFNTGPVKHTMLFGVDLKGYQIDDYQAFNFGTVPSINVFNPSYGLDIPLTGAPFRNFLITQKQAGTYVQDQMKLGNFTLVLSGRNDWVETTQAARDTGANIAQRDDSKFSGRAGLIYNFDNGIAPYVSYSTSYNPIIGLNAQNQLFLPETAKQAEIGVKVAPKGFDGYFTASVFDLKRQNVATTDPTNVLLQNQTGEVTSRGIELEAVANVTKELKLIGAFTSYHLFTSKDLDPTLVGKTPTNTPEMLISGWADYTFKEGPLTGLGFGGGVRYVGASWADTANTLEVPSVVLGDLAVHYEWQNWRTALNVINLTDKIYVASCAATSACFYGDRRRVTASVSYKW
- a CDS encoding NADH-quinone oxidoreductase subunit D, with amino-acid sequence MNEQPEQLRNFTINFGPQHPAAHGVLRLVLELDGEVVARVDPHIGLLHRGTEKLIEQKTYLQAIPYFDRLDYVAPMNQEHAFCLAAEKLLGIEVPRRGQLIRVLYCEIGRILSHLLNVTTQAMDVGALTPPLWGFEEREKLMVFYERASGSRMHAAFFRVGGVHQDLPQKLVDDIDAWCDPFLKVVDDLDRLLTANRIFKQRNVDIGVVSLKEAWEWGFSGVMVRGSGAAWDLRKSQPYECYAEMDFDIPIGKNGDCYDRYLIRMEEMRQSVRIMKQCIQKLNAPDGKGPVVVEDNKVAPPRRGEMKRSMEALIHHFKLYTEGVHVPEGEVYAAVEAPKGEFGVYLISDGTNKPYKCKIRAPGFAHLQAMDHICRGHLLADVSAILGSLDIVFGEVDR
- a CDS encoding NADH-quinone oxidoreductase subunit C, producing MDDAKLDALGQTIVSALPGAAIGYQVAFNQLTVDVEASKIVEVVKHLRDDPNCRFVNFTDITAADYPSREKRFDVIYHFLSPTLNTRIRLKAQADETTQVPSLIEVFPGADWFEREAYDLYGVFFVGHPDMRRILTDYGFEGHPLRKDFPTTGFLEVRYDDQEKRVVYEPVRLNQEFRKFDFLSPWEGADYPLPGDEKAGPKA
- a CDS encoding NuoB/complex I 20 kDa subunit family protein; this encodes MNPAPSAGPLVATAPKGILDPSTGRPVGANDPFFLEVNHELSDKGFFVAATDDLITWARTGSLMWMTFGLACCAVEMMQVSMPRYDVERFGFAPRASPRQSDVMIVAGTLTNKMAPALRKVYDQMPEPRYVISMGSCANGGGYYHYSYSVVRGCDRIVPIDIYVPGCPPTAEALLYGVLLLQKKIRRTGTIER